One Halomonas sp. THAF5a genomic region harbors:
- a CDS encoding GGDEF domain-containing protein — MTTLPVKALRRRLLLAFGLIATVCTVAIAYYAVQARQHVGADYTSMVADVVRSQSDPQELLMALARLEDDHPDHHAHQDELAELLLRIPRRIMNLRVQILRSDLPPQDFTPLLDEMSLMKERVETLLTRFSRARRDGLDAEEIDALRELGFEIEVGLAWSYSELSLLVQNASAGQRQLMRRLTLAVIGLLVMVLAAVGAVMLMMLRLQRQRDMMRLQSQTDMLTGLYNRRRLQEVAEREFARRRRHPSPLALMLIDLDHFKYINDTYGHPVGDAVLSSFAETLRQQVRGLDTVARMGGEEFAVLLPNTDRRAARQLAERILAATRAMALPDAAADHRITVSIGVSEARHDDSFEHLYSRADRRLYGAKTAGRDRVVSSDALTGVPRGDASPDEGRDAPERHSAS, encoded by the coding sequence ATGACGACGCTCCCGGTGAAGGCGCTTCGCCGTCGCCTGCTGCTGGCCTTCGGGCTGATCGCCACGGTCTGCACCGTGGCGATCGCGTATTACGCCGTCCAGGCGCGCCAGCATGTCGGCGCCGACTACACCTCCATGGTCGCCGACGTGGTCCGCTCCCAGTCGGATCCCCAGGAACTGCTGATGGCCCTGGCGCGGCTCGAGGATGACCATCCGGATCACCACGCCCACCAGGATGAGCTGGCCGAGCTGCTGCTGCGCATTCCCCGGCGCATCATGAATCTCCGGGTACAGATCCTGCGCAGCGACCTCCCCCCCCAGGACTTCACGCCGCTGCTCGACGAGATGAGCCTGATGAAGGAACGGGTCGAGACCCTGCTGACCCGCTTCTCCCGGGCGCGACGCGACGGCCTCGACGCCGAGGAGATCGATGCGCTGCGTGAGCTCGGCTTCGAGATCGAGGTGGGGCTCGCCTGGAGCTACAGCGAGCTCAGCCTGCTGGTGCAGAACGCCTCCGCCGGACAGCGCCAGCTGATGCGGCGGCTCACCCTGGCGGTGATCGGCCTGCTGGTGATGGTGCTGGCCGCCGTCGGCGCGGTGATGCTGATGATGCTGCGCCTGCAGCGCCAGCGAGACATGATGCGCCTCCAGAGCCAGACCGACATGCTGACCGGGCTCTACAACCGACGACGCCTGCAGGAGGTGGCCGAACGGGAGTTCGCCCGCCGCCGTCGCCACCCCTCGCCGCTCGCCCTGATGCTGATCGACCTGGATCACTTCAAGTACATCAACGACACCTACGGCCACCCGGTCGGGGACGCGGTGCTCTCCTCGTTCGCCGAGACCCTCCGTCAGCAGGTGCGGGGCCTGGATACCGTGGCACGCATGGGCGGCGAGGAGTTCGCGGTGCTGCTGCCGAACACCGACCGTCGCGCCGCGCGGCAGCTCGCCGAGCGCATCCTCGCCGCCACCCGCGCCATGGCGCTGCCGGACGCGGCCGCCGACCACCGAATCACGGTCAGTATCGGCGTGAGCGAGGCCCGGCATGACGACAGCTTCGAGCACCTCTACAGTCGCGCCGATCGGCGCCTCTACGGCGCCAAGACGGCGGGCCGGGATCGCGTGGTCTCGAGCGACGCCCTGACGGGCGTGCCCCGCGGCGACGCGTCGCCAGACGAAGGACG
- a CDS encoding molybdopterin-dependent oxidoreductase, which translates to MPTLPSSRRLDRVLPATLRRLLPMLCLLLAMGSQASDDIATEAPILTLTQGSDRQTLSLDAIEATGDLHHIRMQHPEGPEGRFSGVWLDAFLAQHGLEDARRVRFIADDGYTTFLSQAQRQEKAYLLATRLDGEPIGVDRLGPLMLVVPEDAEAVLDGSVPMDRWIWALEEIRAR; encoded by the coding sequence ATGCCTACCCTCCCGTCCTCCCGCCGCCTCGACCGCGTTCTCCCGGCGACTCTGCGGCGCCTTCTTCCGATGCTCTGCCTGCTGCTGGCCATGGGTAGCCAGGCCTCGGACGACATCGCCACCGAGGCGCCGATCCTGACCCTCACCCAGGGCAGCGACCGCCAGACGCTCTCGCTTGACGCGATCGAGGCCACCGGCGATCTGCACCACATCCGGATGCAGCACCCCGAGGGCCCCGAGGGGCGCTTCTCGGGCGTCTGGCTGGATGCCTTCCTGGCCCAGCATGGCCTGGAGGACGCCCGGCGCGTGCGCTTCATCGCCGATGACGGCTACACCACCTTCCTCAGCCAGGCCCAGCGCCAGGAGAAGGCCTACCTGCTGGCGACCCGGCTCGACGGCGAGCCGATCGGCGTGGACCGACTCGGCCCGCTGATGCTGGTGGTGCCCGAGGACGCCGAGGCCGTCCTGGACGGCTCGGTGCCGATGGACCGCTGGATCTGGGCGCTCGAGGAAATCCGCGCCAGATGA